A window of the Streptomyces griseochromogenes genome harbors these coding sequences:
- a CDS encoding phosphotransferase, giving the protein MGHDASLSVDRGRYPHAVTPWERESWRSAAFDWVHGRLAAHGLRATGAPWVRLRPWSVLMRVPVAGRGAVWFKANPPASGFEGALTEALARWVPEHVLRPLAVDAERGWSLLPDGGDLFRTVLERTAVEPRAWESLLGQYASMQCALVPHARDIERLGVPSARTPDLPEVFDKLLTENEAVLPDERARLSALRPRLVAWCGELAALGIPDSLDHSDLHDGQLFRPEPDRYTFFDWGDAAVSHPFCSLRVTALKACDRYGPGVLPRLRDAYLEPWTGAGRTAAELRRAVRLAWRLSALGRARAWGRLFPAAHGALLATESAQSLLELFEEPPA; this is encoded by the coding sequence ATGGGACATGACGCATCGCTCAGCGTGGACCGCGGCCGCTACCCGCACGCGGTGACTCCCTGGGAGCGGGAGTCCTGGCGGAGCGCGGCGTTCGACTGGGTGCACGGCCGGCTCGCCGCGCACGGTCTGCGGGCGACAGGGGCGCCGTGGGTACGGCTGCGGCCGTGGTCCGTCCTGATGCGGGTGCCCGTGGCGGGCCGGGGAGCCGTCTGGTTCAAGGCGAATCCGCCGGCCAGCGGCTTCGAGGGCGCGCTGACCGAGGCGTTGGCCCGCTGGGTGCCGGAGCACGTCCTGCGGCCGCTGGCGGTCGACGCCGAGCGCGGCTGGTCGTTGCTGCCCGACGGGGGTGACCTCTTCCGGACCGTGCTGGAGCGGACGGCGGTCGAACCGCGCGCCTGGGAGAGCCTTCTGGGCCAGTACGCGAGCATGCAGTGCGCCTTGGTCCCGCACGCGCGGGACATCGAGCGGCTGGGTGTCCCGAGCGCCCGGACCCCGGACCTGCCCGAGGTCTTCGACAAGCTGCTCACGGAGAACGAAGCGGTGCTACCGGACGAACGCGCGCGGCTCTCGGCCCTCCGGCCCCGCCTCGTGGCCTGGTGCGGCGAACTCGCGGCCCTGGGCATCCCCGACTCCCTCGACCACTCGGATCTGCACGACGGGCAGCTGTTCCGTCCGGAACCAGACCGGTACACCTTCTTCGACTGGGGCGACGCCGCCGTCTCGCATCCGTTCTGCAGCCTTCGGGTCACGGCCCTGAAGGCCTGCGACCGGTACGGGCCCGGCGTGCTGCCGCGCCTGCGCGACGCCTACTTGGAGCCGTGGACGGGAGCCGGCCGCACGGCGGCGGAACTCCGGCGTGCGGTGCGGCTCGCGTGGCGTCTGAGCGCCCTGGGGCGAGCCCGCGCCTGGGGCCGCCTCTTCCCGGCGGCGCACGGCGCTCTCCTGGCCACCGAGAGCGCTCAGTCCCTGCTCGAACTGTTCGAGGAGCCCCCGGCCTGA